Proteins encoded in a region of the Streptomyces sp. NBC_01471 genome:
- the rbsD gene encoding D-ribose pyranase, protein MKRSGILNRHLAGALAELGHGDGVLICDVGMPVPAGPRLVDLAFRAGTPSFAEVLDGMLAELVVEGATAAEEVREANPATADLLDARFPDLRLVPHDDLKGLSAGTRLVVRTGEARPYANVLLRCGVFF, encoded by the coding sequence ATGAAGAGGTCCGGAATCCTCAACCGCCATCTCGCGGGCGCCCTGGCCGAGTTGGGCCACGGCGACGGTGTGCTGATCTGCGATGTCGGGATGCCCGTGCCGGCCGGCCCCCGTCTGGTGGATCTGGCGTTCCGGGCCGGGACCCCGTCGTTCGCCGAGGTGCTCGACGGCATGCTGGCGGAGCTGGTCGTGGAGGGTGCGACGGCCGCCGAGGAGGTACGGGAAGCCAACCCGGCGACGGCGGATCTGCTGGACGCCCGCTTCCCGGACCTGCGGCTGGTCCCGCACGACGACCTCAAGGGCCTCTCGGCGGGCACCCGCCTGGTGGTCCGCACGGGAGAGGCGCGCCCGTACGCGAATGTGCTGCTGCGCTGCGGGGTCTTCTTCTGA